The sequence below is a genomic window from Myxococcus xanthus.
CCACCTCATCAGGGTTGATGACACAGAGCCCGTTGCTACGCTCGGCGGCATCTTCACAGGAACTACGGCTGTGGTACCAGCAATTGCGGCCGTAGCTCGTTTGGACACAAAACGGTGCTCCCAGCGCTGGAACGGACAACAAGACCGCGACACAAATCAGAAATCTCACTAACGCCCCCTCAGTCACACTGCGAGACTCATTAAACCACACAACAAATCCGAAGCGCCACCGGGGCAACTCCGACACCACGGAGGGTCAAATCAGACCCAATTCAATGACACCTTGAGCGCCTCCATTGAAAATCCGTTCGCACTAACATAGGCGAACTCGTGGAGTGCGCACACCCAGGCTGACTGCCAGATCTCACAGAATGGGAAAACGAAAGAAGGGCAATTGCATCTTTTGCTTGTCGCGCCCAGCAACAGAGAAAGAGCATGTCTTTCCCAGGAGTTGGTATCCATCTACTACGCCACCCTCGGTCCAGTACGTGACGGCACCGGTCTGTGACGTCTGCGCGGACGAGTTCGAGATTGCCGAGCGAAAATTCAGCTTCCCCGTCCTCATGGGAATGGACCCTAGCAATCCCGACGTGGCTAGCGTCATGGATGGTCTGCGCCGTTCGTGGCAGTTTGATAAGGCCCCTTCAATCCGGGAGTCCGTATATAGGGCAGCAAAACTAAAAAGCATCGCGCGACAAATTAAGTATGTCGTTCGGCCGCCCAATACCCCCGCTCCATGGCGGCTCGAAGTGCCCGTGCGCACGCCCGCAGGGTTGCTTGTAAAGGCGTCGCCAGCACTTGAGCTCGACCACGAAGTAGCTGTTAAGATTTGCGAGAAGTTCGTTCGAGGTCTTCACTACAATGAAACGAAAGTGCCCCTTCCGATAGACACACCGATCCTGTTTCAGTGGCTCAAGAGACTGGCCTTCGACGTACGGGCAAGCATTGAACAACTCCCGTTGAACAACCTCCTTGCCCCGGGCTTGCGGTATCGCGTGCGTCGCGAGGACAACTGCTCGTTTTGGGTGTTTTATCTTTGGGGGCAAGTGGAGTTCGTAGCATTTGCCGGAACACCAACGCCCGATTCGAACAAGGGACTGACCGGAGGAAGTACCGAGTAAAAAGGGTGCCTCTCCGAGCCACTCCCAGAATCCGCACACATTTACGTGGGGTCAGCGCACTTCGCCGCTGACGTAACCCGAGCCGAAGGGCCCACGTAACATGAACAACGCACTGACGAAGATTGCCACCGCGCAGGCTGCGGCTGGCGGACGCTACCCGCGCTTCGGTCGCTACCTGCTCGAAGTCGAGGTCATCCGCACGAAGGAGGGCTTCAAGGGCGACTCGGCCATCGCCGAGCTGAAGGTTCGCGAGTCCGAGCCCCTCGCGGGTGGCGAGACTCCGAGCCGACCGGGCGAGACGGTCGACTACGTCGAGAACCTGAGCGACCAGAAGAAGGGGGGCGGCGGACGCTTCAAGTCCTTCCTGATGACGCTCGTGGGGGCCGACGAATACGAGTTCGCCAACCCGGCCGCGCTGAAGAAGTTCTTCGACGAGCGGCAGGCGGGGACGCACCTCCTGATTCGCTGCGAGGTCTTCCCGAAGCAGCTCCCGGTGAAGGAGGGCCACGCCGGGAAGGTCATCAGCGGCTATCGCTGGTCGCACGTCGAGATGAACGACGAGCAGCTCGCCCAGGCCGAGCACGCGCGCAAGGCGAGCAAGCTCCCCGCGCTCACCGACGCCCTCGCCTGAAACCGGGCGGCGACTGACGGCGCGCTTCCGTCGGCGGCTGGCCCACGACACGGGCCGCTTTCCCACTCCCAAAGGCAGCCTTCATGAATGTCTGGTCCTTCGACACGGAAACGTGGCTGATTCAGCCCGGCTTGCTCGCGCCTCCTCTCGTGTGCGGCAGCATCGCGGCGGCAGCTCCAGGCAGTGAACGACTGCTGGACAAGGCCCAAGCCCGGCAGTTCTTCCGCGAGGCCATCGCCGCGTCTGACACGCGCCTCGTTGGCGCAAACCTCGCTTACGACCTGGGCGTCATGGCGGCGGATGACCCGAGCCTTGTGGCGCCCATCTTCGCGGCGCTCGAAGCAGGCCGACTGCATTGTGTCCAGATTCGAGAAGCCCTCATCGACATCGCGAGGGGACTCTACGGCGTGGACCCGTCGACGGGCCGGAAGCTCGACGATGACGAAGGCGCCCGCTACCCGCTCGCGCTTCTCGTGCAGCGCTACCTTGGGCTCGACATCAGCGAGGACAAAAAGAACCCGAAGGCATGGCGCCTGCGCTACGCGGAACTCGACGGCGTTCCTGTCGAGCGCTGGCCGACGGAAGCCGCTGCGTACCCGAAGCGAGATGCCCGCTACACGCTCGACGTCTTCTTCCGGCAGGAAGCCGTAGCACGGGAGACGCCCAACGGCGGCAACCTGCATGCCGAAGCCGAGCAGATGCGCGCCGCCTTCGCGCTCCACCTCGCTTCCATCTGGGGACTTCGAACGAACGGTGACTCGGTCGCCGTGCTGCGGGAGCGGGTGGAACGGGAGTGGGGAGAGAACCGGGCCAAGTTCCAGGCGGCAGGCATCTACCGAGCCGACGGCACCAAAGACTCGAAGCGCCTCGCTGCGCTCGTGACTGCCGCCTATGACGGACAGCCGCCCATTACCGCGCCCAGCGACCGATTCCCCGACGGCCAGGTCGCGACCGACCGTGACACGCTGCTCGGTTCGGGCGACGCGCTGCTCGAAGACTTGGGCAAGAGCGGGCGCGTCGACAAGTACAAGTCGACTTACCTGGACGTCGTCGAAGCGGGCACCTCGCTCCCCATCAATCCGCGCTTCAACGTGCTCGTTAGCACCACGCGCGTTTCGAGCGACTACCAGCAGCTCCCGCAGAAGGGCGGCATCCGGGAGGTCCACGAGGCCCGTCCCGGCTTCGCCTACTGCTCGGTCGACTACGGAGGGCTTGAGCTTCGCACCATGGCTCAGCGGGCCATCTGGGAACTCGGCTACTCGAAGATGGCCGAAGCGCTGAACAGTGGGCTCGACGTCCACACCCTTGCCGCGGCCGAATTCCTCGGGGCGAGCTACGACGAGCTGCTTCCGAAGGTGAAGGCGAAAGACCCCCTCGCGGTCGCCTTCCGTCAGCTCGCGAAGATTCTCAACTTCGGCAAGGGCGGCGGGATGACGGGCGGCTCGCTCGTCTACAACGCACGCGCGAAGGACCGGGTTTCCTTCTGCCTGCTGGCGAAGCGCGCAGACGTCTGCGGCATCGAGCGCATCGTCATCACCGTGCAGCGCAAGCCGAAGATGGTCTGCCGGGCCTGCGTCGAAGTGGCCAAGGAACTGGACACGAAGTGGCTCAACGCGTGGCCTGAGCAGCGCGAGCTTCAGCAGCGAGCGAAGTCGAGCACCTACGGGGGCGGGTTCGCCGATGTGATGATTCCGGGCGCGAACATCCTGCGCGGCGGGTGCGGCTACACGCAGATTCTCAACACGCCCTTCCAGGGGCTCGGCGCTGTCGGGTGCAAGCTCGCCATGTGGCGCGTCAGCCGCGAGATGTACGTCGACCGTCGCTCGCCGCTCTACGGCTCGCGACTCGTCCTCATGGTGCATGACGAGCTGATCAGCGAGCTGCCCGCCAATAGCGCCCAGCGGATGCACGACGCAGCCGAGCGCAAGGCGTACCTGATGCGCGAGGCGATGAAGGAGACGACTCCCGACCTGGCACCGGCAATCGAAGCCGAGCCCGCGTTGTCCCGCATCATGTCGAAGGACGTCGCCACCGTGCGCGACAGCTCCGGGCGGCTGCTCGTCTGGGAGCCACCAACAAAGCGCGCTGCCTGAACCACGGCCGAAATCCGCACCCATTTAGGGAGCACACGCACTCCCTAACAGGTGCAACGCATGGCCAAGACAACCGACGCGCTCGAACAGCTCCCGCCCGCCCTCTGCCCGTATCTCGACGCGGACCTCGACGACGCGGTCGCCTTCGATGTCGCCGACTTCCACGAGCTGAGCTTGCTGCCCACGCTGGGAGGTGAAGCGACCTCTCGTCATCTCCTGGTGGCGGCCCCCTGATGCCGACGACTCGGAACCTACTGGTGGCGCTTGACCCCGGGCTTCGCGAGTGCGGCGTCGCGGTCTTCGACCTGGACTCGGGCGAGCTGCTCGCGGCGGGCATGCCTACGAATCCCGAGCGGAAGGCCCGTGGGCTCGCGACATGGTCGCGCATGGCGGGAGGGGTCGCCGAGTTCGTCTCGACGTTCCTGGAGCCTCTCAGGGCCGCTGGCGTGGCTGTTTCCGTCACCGTCGCGTGCGAGTGCCCCCAGGTCTACACGGCCGGGAAGAGCAAGGGCGACCCGAACGACCTGATTGAACTCGCGGGAGTCGTCGGCCGGGTTGCCGGTGAGCTTCGCGCGACGAGTGAGCGCAGCTTCCTGCCGCGCGAGTGGAAGGGAACGCTCGACGGCGACGTCATGGTCGAGCGCATCAAAGCGCGCCTCGGCGAGCGACCGCACGAACACCTACGGGTGCAGCTCCCGCGAGCCCAGGACAAGCACCACAACGTTTGGGATGCCGTCGGCATCGGCCTTCACGTCGTCGGCCGACTCGCGCCCCGGAAAGTCTTCCCGAGGTAGCCATGCCCCAGCACCCTACCGGTCCCGGGCTCGATGGCCCCGTCGTAACGATTGAACGTGCCGCCGAGCTGCTTCTCTGCAAGAGGACTCGCGTGTTCGAACTCCTTGCCGAAGGGCGCCTGAAGCGGGCACCCAAGCTCGGCAAGAAGGCGACGGTGCGGCTCGATTCGGTCCTCTCATGCCTTGACGTCGACAAAGAGAGAGAGACAGCTCCTCATCGAAAGCGGCAAACGCCAACGCGGCGAACTCAGTCGATTGAAGCCGCTTTTCGCGAAGTAATACGGTCTGTCGAGGGGTCTTCTTGATGAACGAGTTGAAGAGGGAGTCGAATCATTGGGGGAACCTCTTCCGTCAAATAGAACTTCTTCGTCGTCTTGACGCTCGTGTGCCCCATAACGGCCGAGACCTCTTCGATGGGGAGCCCTTTGCCCGTCGGCCGCACAAGCTCTCCGTACTTGCGAGCCCACGTCGAAAAGCTATGCCTTAACTGGCTCGGATGAAGGGGAACGATCTTCTTCCGCTGCTCCTCGTCTACACACGTCAGCTTAAGTCGCTCCGCGATGCGGCGAAGAGACTGGACGATACCAGAGTCTTCCAGGCCCTTCCCGAATGCCTGAAGCCTCTCCACCGCAGCGAACGCTTGAGCATCCAGACTGATCGTATGCGTCATGTCCGCCTTGAGCTGCCGAAAAGTAATGGTCCCCTTGATTCCACAGGGGTCGCTCACGTCCTTTAGAATCGCATCCCCGCGCGCCACTCGGTCAATCTCGGTTCCATGCATCCCCGTCTTGGCACGTAGACACAACGTGTCTCTAAGGCGTTGACTGTTTGCTTCAGCATAAGCCTGCTCTACCGCAGCCATGCTGTACCCCTTTTGGCGAATGCTCTTTTCAGCCTTTGAAGGGGGAACCTTCAGCTCAGCCGTGGGGTCCTCGGCAAGCCGAAGCATATCCCTCTCTCGGAGCCAAGCCGTAAAAGCCTTTAATGCGATAATCCGGGGGGTCCGTGCAGTTGGCCATTTGTCCAACATTACGTGCAACTCAGTGAGAGACACGTCTCGCAGTGGCCTTTTCTCAAGTGCCACTCCCCAGGCGGTCAAATAGGGGGCAAGGATGTAGCGACGGTAACGGTCCGTCAGGCCCTCCGCCTTCACGTTCCTGAGAAACGCCTCGAAGGTCTCTTCGTCCAGCGCAACGCCCTTCTTTTCTGCTTGGGCGACGGACGCCGCAGCCTCTGCTGCAACCTGCTTCTTGGTCTTGTAGGCCCCCGGGTCGCGCTCGAAAAGAACCAGCTCGGCACGAGCGTCGCGCTCGCTGGCGACGTCCAGAGTGATGGCCCGAACGATACCGTTGACCCTCCGCTCGATGACCCACACGGACCGCCCTCGGGTCAGTCGAACTCGACCACCATCCCACCTGCCAATCCACTTCGCGCCACCTGTGGACACACTTCCTCCGATGTTGTTATCCCGTTGTTAGACGGCTGATTTCATCACCATCTGACTCGGAAGTATGCCCCTTCAAGTACGAGGACCACCCCAACCTCGCGGGCCCGCTGGGGGCGCTGCTGGCGGACGAGGCGCGAAGCTTCCTCAGCCGAGCACCCGAGCTGGTGGTCGCGTTGCCGCTGCACACGCGGCGCTATCACGCGCGCAAGTACGACCAGGCCCAGTTGCTGGCGGGCGCGCTGGCGAAGGCCACGGGGCGCAAGGCCCCCGTGGGATTGCTGACGCGGCACCGCGAGACACAGCGGCAGGTGGGGCTGAGCGAGGCAGAGCGGGCAAACAACGTCGCGGGGGCGTTCGCCGCGTCTTCCCGTGTCTCGGGGCAGCGTGTGCTGCTGGTGGACGATGTGTTCACCACCGGAGCCACCGCCAGGGCGGCGGCCTCGGCCCTGCTCGAAGCGGGCTCCGTCCAAGTGGAGATGCTGACGCTGGCGCGGGCCTTCAGCCTGGAGTGAGTGGACAGCGCCCGAGGACTACTTCTGGGCGGCCCGGACTCGCTCCAGTTCGGCCTGGAGCTCGGCCACGCGACGCTCCGCGTCTTCCCTGCGCCGGATTTCATCTTCTCGCAGGTGGGCCGCCTCATCCGCGCGCTGTTCGAGCCAGTTGATGCGCTCTCGCATCCGGACGATGAGCTCATCGGACTCCATCAAGAGCGCGTTGCCAGCCCAGAACCGCAGCCGCTCTCCCACCAACTCCAGCTCCAAGCCCAGCACCCGCGAGACATAGCGGCCCTGCGTCGGCTCCATCCGCACGTAGACGCCCGCGCCGGGTGACTCCAGCGTGTAGGCCTCCAGTCGCTCCCGGGACCGGTCGTAGATGAAGTACTCGGGAATTCCGAGCCGGGCATAGCGCCGCACGTTGAACTCGGCGTCCTTCTTCCGGTCGCCCCCGACGTGGACCTCCATCACCCAGTCCAACCCACGGCCCTCATGGCTGACGAGCCACTTCTCCCGCGGGTGGGCGCCCACATCGAAGACGACCAGCAGGTCTGGCGCGAAGCGCCGCTCGTCCGGGTAGTACACCGGCAGCTCCGAGCCGACGTAGGCCGTGCGCCGCTGATGACCGAAATAGCCCCGAAGAACATCCAACGCCCGGAACTTCGCCCACTGGTGCCGGTCCCCTTCGGGCGGCGCCATCTCCGCATACGTCACTTCCGCTGGCAGCGACTCCACCACCCGCGCCCGCTCCTCCGGATTCATCCTGTCCCACGCATCCTGCGAGGGCGCCCGGGGGATGGCAGCCCCTCCTTCATCAGTAGGCCGTCCCATGATGCCTTCATCGTGTGGCGGCACTCCGTCGCGGTCAATCCGCCCCCATGTCCTGGCGTCAGCAAATGGCGAACCAACGAACGCCTCCGACGCGCGCGGTCCGAATCACCGCACGGCCTCGTTCGCGTTCCGGAACACGGCATCCCATGACGCGGACGCTCAACGCACACGGTCCCACTCTCCGCCTCTCCGGAAAGAGCCGCGTTCATCAGCGAGTGGCCACACTCAGGGGCTTCGGCCCGAGGGCCGACTGGAGTTAGCGTCAGCCCATGCGCTCGCTCCTCCCACTTGCACTCGCGGTCGCCGTCCTCCGCTGCGCCCATGCGCCCGAGGCGCCCCCCGCCGCTCCCGTGGCCACTGCCCCTGAATGGCCCGAACCCCAGCCCCCCGCGCTGCGGCTGCCCGACTCGGTCCGCCCCACGCGTTACGCGCTCGACCTGAAGCTGCTGCCCGCCGAGCCCACCTTCTCCGGCAGCGTCAGCATCGACGTGGATGTGAGCGAGCCGGTGCGCCAGGTCTGGCTGCACGGGCAGGACATGGAAGTCTCGCAGGCCCGCATCGAAGCGGGAGGCCGCACCCTGGAGGCCCGTCCTGTCACCGCCAGCGAAGGGCGGCTCGGGCTGCTGCTCCCCGAAACGCTCGCGCCGGGCAAGGCCCGCATCCACATCGCCTTCACCGGCAAGGTCGACCGCGAGCGCAGCCAGGGCCTCTACGCCGTGGAGGAAGGCGGCGAGCCCTACCTCTACACCTTCTTCGAGCCCGTCGACGCGCGCCGCGCCTTCCCCTGCTTCGACGAGCCGGGCTTCAAGGTGCCCTGGACGCTGCGCATCACCGCCAAGGAGGACCACGTCGCGCTCGCCAACCACCCCATCGTCTCGCGCGAGAAGCTGCCGGACGGGCTGGCGCGCGTCACGTTCGCCGAGAGCAAGCCGATGCCCAGCTACCTCGTGGCGTTCGTGGTGGGCCCCTTCGACGTGGTGGACGCGGGCACCGCGGGCCGCAACGCCGCGCCGCTGCGCTTCATCGTGCCGCGCGGCCGGGGCGCGGAGACGGCCTACGCGGCCAGCGTCACGCCGCGCATCGTCACGCTGATTGAAGACTACTTCGACATGCCGTACCCGTACGAGAAGCTCGATGTCGCGGTGGTGCCGCGCTACTGGGGCACCATGGAGCACCCGGGCCTCGTCGCGCTCGGGCAGCCGCTGACGCTCATCCGTCCCGGCGAGGAGACGCTCGCGCGCCGCAAGTGGTACGTGAACATCGCCAACCACGAACTGGGGCACTACTGGTTCGGCAACATCGTCACCTGCCAGTGGTGGGACGACATCTGGCTCAACGAGTCGCTCACCTCGTGGCTGGACCGCAAGACGGTGGACCCCTTCGACACGAGCTGGGGCTTCGGACTGGAGCAGAGCACCCAGTCCACGCTCTTCGCGTTGGACACGGACGCGCTCGCCGCCACCCCGCCGGTGCGCAAGCCCGCCAACACGCATGACGAGGTGCTCGGCTCGTTCGACAACGGCACCACGTACGCCAAGGGCTCGGCCATCATCGACATGTTCGAGGCATGGCTCGGTGAGGAGCGCATGCGCGACCTGCTGCGCGGCCACATCAAGAAGCATGAATGGGGCGTGGCCACGTCGGAGGACTTCGCCGCCACGCTGTCGGCCGCCGCAGGGCCGGACGTCGCGCGTGCCTTCCGCAGCTTCATCGACCAGCCAGGCGCGCCGCGCATCGCCGCCGAACTGCAATGCCAGCCGGGAGCCCCCGCGAAGCTGACGTTCACGCAGGAGCGCTACGTCCCCGCGGGCTCCACCGCCAGCAAGGACCAGACGTGGTCCGTGCCGGTGTGTGTGCGCGCGGGTTCCGGCAAGACGTCCGAGCGCACGTGCACCATGCTCACCGGGGCCACGGGCGAGTTGGCGTTGCCCGGCAAGAGCTGCCCTTCCTGGTTCGTGCTCAACGCGGGCGGCACCGGCTACTACCGCTCCGGCTACACGCGCGAGCAGCTCACCCGCGTGCTGGCCGCGCCCACGGAAGCGTTGACGGTGCGCGAGCGGCTGACCCTGTTGGCCGACATGGAGGCCGGGGTGCGCCGGGGAGACCTGCCCCTGGGCGACGTCCTGCGCTACGTGCCCACCACGGCCAAGGCGGACCACCGCCTCATCATGCAGCGCGGCGCCCGGCTGCTGACCTTCGTGCACGTGGACCGACTGTCCAACGACGAGAGCGCGCGCTACCGGAACTGGGTGGCCGCGATGTACGGCCCTCGGGCCCGCGCGCTGGGCTGGGAGCCCAAGCCCGGTGACGACGACGCGGTGAAGTCGCTGCGACCCAACCTCCTGGGGCTGGCGGCGCTGCGCGGCGAGGACCCGGCCCTGGTCCGGGACGCGAACCGGCTGGTGAAGGCGTGGCTGGCGGACCGGAAGTCCGTCCACCCGGAGGCCGTTCCCCTCGCGCTGATGGTGGCGGCTCGAAACGGAGACAAGGCCTTCTTCGACACGCTGGTCGCGCGCGCCCGCGCCACGGAGGACCGGACCGAACGCAGCCGCGTCTTCACCACCCTGGGCTCCTTCCGAGACCCGGCGCTCATGCGCGAGGCGCTCGCGCTGGTGGCCGGCAGCGAGTTCGACGTGCGCGACACCCAGTCCATCCTCACGGGGGCCTTCTCGATGCCGCAGACGCGGGCGCTCGCCTGGGCGTTCTACCAGGAGCACTTCGACGCGCTCGCCAGCCGGATGCGCTCGGACGAAGTCGCCGGGCTCATCGGACTGGTGGGCATGCTGTGCGACGAGAAGACCGCCGCCGAAGCAGAAGCATTCCTCACCCCCCGAGCGGCGAAGCTGGAGAACGCGTCTCTCACCCTCACCCGCACCATGGAGTCCATCCGCCTCTGCGCCGCGTCCAGCACGCTGAACGCGCAGAGCGTCAGGGACTTCCTGAAGGGCCAGCCGATCCCCGCGAAGTCCCGCTGAGCGCGCGACACGCCTCCCGTGCGCGTCATCGCGAAACGCATCTGCGTTCCGTGATGACGCGCACGGCCGCCGCGGTGATTGCCCCCCGTGGCATGGGGCCACGCCAGCCACGTCCGGCACACGGGCTGCAC
It includes:
- a CDS encoding ComF family protein, translating into MVALPLHTRRYHARKYDQAQLLAGALAKATGRKAPVGLLTRHRETQRQVGLSEAERANNVAGAFAASSRVSGQRVLLVDDVFTTGATARAAASALLEAGSVQVEMLTLARAFSLE
- a CDS encoding Uma2 family endonuclease; amino-acid sequence: MGRPTDEGGAAIPRAPSQDAWDRMNPEERARVVESLPAEVTYAEMAPPEGDRHQWAKFRALDVLRGYFGHQRRTAYVGSELPVYYPDERRFAPDLLVVFDVGAHPREKWLVSHEGRGLDWVMEVHVGGDRKKDAEFNVRRYARLGIPEYFIYDRSRERLEAYTLESPGAGVYVRMEPTQGRYVSRVLGLELELVGERLRFWAGNALLMESDELIVRMRERINWLEQRADEAAHLREDEIRRREDAERRVAELQAELERVRAAQK
- a CDS encoding site-specific integrase, whose protein sequence is MWVIERRVNGIVRAITLDVASERDARAELVLFERDPGAYKTKKQVAAEAAASVAQAEKKGVALDEETFEAFLRNVKAEGLTDRYRRYILAPYLTAWGVALEKRPLRDVSLTELHVMLDKWPTARTPRIIALKAFTAWLRERDMLRLAEDPTAELKVPPSKAEKSIRQKGYSMAAVEQAYAEANSQRLRDTLCLRAKTGMHGTEIDRVARGDAILKDVSDPCGIKGTITFRQLKADMTHTISLDAQAFAAVERLQAFGKGLEDSGIVQSLRRIAERLKLTCVDEEQRKKIVPLHPSQLRHSFSTWARKYGELVRPTGKGLPIEEVSAVMGHTSVKTTKKFYLTEEVPPMIRLPLQLVHQEDPSTDRITSRKAASID
- a CDS encoding M1 family metallopeptidase, whose amino-acid sequence is MRSLLPLALAVAVLRCAHAPEAPPAAPVATAPEWPEPQPPALRLPDSVRPTRYALDLKLLPAEPTFSGSVSIDVDVSEPVRQVWLHGQDMEVSQARIEAGGRTLEARPVTASEGRLGLLLPETLAPGKARIHIAFTGKVDRERSQGLYAVEEGGEPYLYTFFEPVDARRAFPCFDEPGFKVPWTLRITAKEDHVALANHPIVSREKLPDGLARVTFAESKPMPSYLVAFVVGPFDVVDAGTAGRNAAPLRFIVPRGRGAETAYAASVTPRIVTLIEDYFDMPYPYEKLDVAVVPRYWGTMEHPGLVALGQPLTLIRPGEETLARRKWYVNIANHELGHYWFGNIVTCQWWDDIWLNESLTSWLDRKTVDPFDTSWGFGLEQSTQSTLFALDTDALAATPPVRKPANTHDEVLGSFDNGTTYAKGSAIIDMFEAWLGEERMRDLLRGHIKKHEWGVATSEDFAATLSAAAGPDVARAFRSFIDQPGAPRIAAELQCQPGAPAKLTFTQERYVPAGSTASKDQTWSVPVCVRAGSGKTSERTCTMLTGATGELALPGKSCPSWFVLNAGGTGYYRSGYTREQLTRVLAAPTEALTVRERLTLLADMEAGVRRGDLPLGDVLRYVPTTAKADHRLIMQRGARLLTFVHVDRLSNDESARYRNWVAAMYGPRARALGWEPKPGDDDAVKSLRPNLLGLAALRGEDPALVRDANRLVKAWLADRKSVHPEAVPLALMVAARNGDKAFFDTLVARARATEDRTERSRVFTTLGSFRDPALMREALALVAGSEFDVRDTQSILTGAFSMPQTRALAWAFYQEHFDALASRMRSDEVAGLIGLVGMLCDEKTAAEAEAFLTPRAAKLENASLTLTRTMESIRLCAASSTLNAQSVRDFLKGQPIPAKSR